The following are encoded together in the Triticum dicoccoides isolate Atlit2015 ecotype Zavitan chromosome 6B, WEW_v2.0, whole genome shotgun sequence genome:
- the LOC119320418 gene encoding keratin-associated protein 10-1-like, protein MASTAALQTAAVCTLLLFAGQLLPTATPAPPTSCAPGDAKCLACYNKCVEPCRRDPTQCRATLLCGPKCAQQTSSPPPPPPPRESGTCAPANAKCQACVKKCGDRCRRDPTQCRMTMYCEPGCAIQTSSHPPAKDICGPTKAKCLSCVNKCRETCQGDPISCGGLQDCETGCAHQKQ, encoded by the coding sequence ATGGCCTCCACCGCGGCGCTCCAGACGGCGGCCGTATGCACGCTGCTCCTGTTCGCCGGCCAGCTGCTCCCCACGGCCACGCCGGCGCCGCCGACCAGCTGCGCCCCAGGCGACGCAAAGTGCCTGGCCTGCTATAACAAGTGCGTGGAGCCCTGCCGGCGGGACCCGACCCAGTGTCGTGCGACCCTCCTGTGCGGGCCGAAATGCGCGCAACAGACGTCgagccccccgccgccgccgccgccgcgggagaGTGGCACTTGTGCCCCAGCCAACGCGAAGTGCCAGGCCTGCGTGAAGAAGTGCGGGGATAGATGCCGCCGGGACCCGACGCAGTGCCGTATGACCATGTACTGCGAGCCGGGATGCGCGATACAGACGTCGAGCCACCCCCCGGCGAAGGACATTTGCGGCCCAACCAAGGCGAAGTGCCTGTCCTGCGTTAACAAGTGCAGGGAAACATGCCAGGGGGACCCCATAAGTTGTGGCGGGCTCCAAGACTGCGAGACGGGATGCGCGCACCAGAAGCAGTAG